AGTTTGATAAACTGCTACAAAAAAATCAAAAATGAATTTCCAGAAAAAAATAAACAACAGGAAAAAATAGAAACAACGAGGCAATAGAAGATTTCTTCAAATTATACAAAGATAGACTCAACATGAGCGACATACAGAAATATACACACGATTCGCTGAAAAAACATATACTTAATGTATTTTAGCAGAATTTATCATATGAGAAGGCTACACCACAAAAACAGCACTAAAAAAGCTTGCAGAAATGTAAAAAATCCAGGACCTAAAATAAATCAATGAAAAAAATAATAATAATAATATGTGTTTATAAATAAACACATAAAATTAACAAAATATAGTTTTATCTTTTTCTAAATGGAACTAATACTAAAATTAAACTTAAAAATAAAACTACTAATGGGTTTCCAGCTTTAGGTGAGCTTGGATTAGTTAAAACTGTTTTAGCAACAGGTTCTTTATTGATACCTGTATTATTATCAGTTTTTGTTTTATTAGTACCATTAGTTACATTATTTGTTTTATTAGTTACACTAGTGTTATTAGTTACATTAGTTTCATTTGTACTATTAACAGTTTCATTAGTTATATTATTTCCTGCAATAGCAGTATTAACTTTTATACCAGTACTAGTTGTATTAAATAGAATATCTAAACTTACAGATTCTCCAGGAGCCAATACTCCTTTATATGTCCATTTATTTATTCCATCAAAAGTCCATTCATTATTTTTATCTATGTAAGACAAATAAACTAAACCCTTAGAATATTTATTATCCTTAATATAAACACCAGTTAAATTACAATCACCAGTATTAGTTAAGATAATAGTAAAACTAACAGTTTCACCAACTTTAACAGTTTTATTATTTGAAATTTTTACAATAGTCATCTTTGGAGTGTAAACTGAAGTAGTGTTATTAGTAGTTTTATTATCAGTCTCATTAGATGAAGAAACTATAACATTAGTAAAGTTACCAGATTTAACTGTATTAAAAACTACAGTAAATTCTGCAGATTCATTAATATTCAATTGATTTTTGTAAACCCATTTACCATTATTATAATTCCATTTATTTCCTTCATCAATATAAGAATCATAAATTAAACCATCATAACTTTTTTCAAATACAGTAACACCATGAAGGATTGTATCACCCATATTTGTTACTCTAATTATGAATTCCACTTTTTCTCCATTTATAACAGTTTTATTTAAAGTAATTTTTTCAACTTTCATATCATAATTAGTTCCCATATATGTAACATTAAATAGGAATAAATTTTGAGTTGTTGAACTTCCTGCACTATAAAAATCAAATAATACCTGAGTACCATTAGCTAATATTAAACTAGCATTATAATTCGGTACACGGAATCCAGAATTATACAATGCAATTACTTCTTTAGTTAAATTGTTATCACTATTTCTAAAATCACGGTCTGTAAAGTCCCATAAACTGAAAGTTATATTGTCTTTTTCATCTGAGAAATAATATTTATAAATTAAAATCTTTAAGTATTCACTAACATCTTCACCAGTTAATTGGTTACGTGCTAAACTAAGATTATTTAATAAATACACATAATCAGGGAAGTTTAATGTTCTTTGTAAACAATATCCTTTTAAACCATCTTCTAAATCAAGCAAATAAGTAGTTTTATTAACATTTTCCACGTTTATTGTGGTAGTGTTAATATCTTCTATTTGATTAGGGCTTAAAGTATTATTCTTTTGATTTAATTCATTCAATACATAAATTTGTTTATCTTCTAATGCAGTATTATCTTTAAAATTATTATTTTCAATAGTAGCATTTTCAGCATAGATAATTCCATAACCTCTAGATGTGTTGTTTTCTAGATTACTGTTGTTTAAAACTAAATTTCCACTAATTATTGCAGATCCATCATAAGCATTGTTTTTAATGAAATTAGAATTATTAACAGTAGAATTTCCAAAACTAAATAATCCCCCACCATTTACTGCAGTGTTAGAATCAAAGGTTGATTCATTTACATCAGCATTAGATGCAACAAAAGCTCCACCACCAACGTATTCTGCAATATTATTGATAAAGTTATCATTTTCTGAATTTAACACATCCGCATAAACTCCACCACCATAATAAATTACACTATTGTTGATGAAGTTATTATTCTTAGAATTTAATTCTGAAGAATGTATTCCTCCACCATATTCTGCACTGTTGTTGGTGAAATTAGAATTATTAACAGTGCTTTCACCAGTAGCATATACTGCCCCACCAATATCAGTTGCATGATTGTTGGTGAAATCGGAATTGTCAATTTTAGCATCAGCACCATATACTGCTCCACCATTTTCGTTAGCAGAGTTATTGGTGAAAGTTGAATTGTTAACAGTGATATTTTTATTAGAAAATGCTGCTCCACCATGTCTGTTAGAAGTATTGTTTGTGAAATTAGAGTTAGTAATATTAACTTC
Above is a genomic segment from Methanobrevibacter olleyae containing:
- a CDS encoding DUF11 domain-containing protein, with protein sequence MKKKIIILLLIFSLFLTISSVSALDTDDNVIMGEKDLNSMDTTSNTDNSVSVDEYNKDTNIGEKSTDIKENTLCSNSDETITSKNIVDNSTNTNENSIKSKSNSNPLREGPSRGGNIIYISSNGTGTGSSSDDPTNWTTGYTAATADDTICFLDGTYNLVNITLGKNLVLQALNKGNAIIDANGAGYIFSISYNKNITINGLTFINGKTTRSGGAISFNSGNLIIINSTFNNNSATSYGGALYVRNGNLTIINSTFNNNNANSSGGAFYSSENANISNSNFTNNSADGSGGTIRAYGNLTISDSTFTNSTSKNGQGGVIYAPNATVNNSVFVNNTSKNGGGAIYTNTEYSINNSVFVNNSATNGDGGAVGSYDAGVINNSNFTDNSAKRSGGAAYARDNIVIENSNFINNKASDEGGAVRAQSEVNITNSNFTNNTSNRHGGAAFSNKNITVNNSTFTNNSANENGGAVYGADAKIDNSDFTNNHATDIGGAVYATGESTVNNSNFTNNSAEYGGGIHSSELNSKNNNFINNSVIYYGGGVYADVLNSENDNFINNIAEYVGGGAFVASNADVNESTFDSNTAVNGGGLFSFGNSTVNNSNFIKNNAYDGSAIISGNLVLNNSNLENNTSRGYGIIYAENATIENNNFKDNTALEDKQIYVLNELNQKNNTLSPNQIEDINTTTINVENVNKTTYLLDLEDGLKGYCLQRTLNFPDYVYLLNNLSLARNQLTGEDVSEYLKILIYKYYFSDEKDNITFSLWDFTDRDFRNSDNNLTKEVIALYNSGFRVPNYNASLILANGTQVLFDFYSAGSSTTQNLFLFNVTYMGTNYDMKVEKITLNKTVINGEKVEFIIRVTNMGDTILHGVTVFEKSYDGLIYDSYIDEGNKWNYNNGKWVYKNQLNINESAEFTVVFNTVKSGNFTNVIVSSSNETDNKTTNNTTSVYTPKMTIVKISNNKTVKVGETVSFTIILTNTGDCNLTGVYIKDNKYSKGLVYLSYIDKNNEWTFDGINKWTYKGVLAPGESVSLDILFNTTSTGIKVNTAIAGNNITNETVNSTNETNVTNNTSVTNKTNNVTNGTNKTKTDNNTGINKEPVAKTVLTNPSSPKAGNPLVVLFLSLILVLVPFRKR